In Nostoc sp. CENA543, a single genomic region encodes these proteins:
- the sigC gene encoding RNA polymerase sigma factor SigC, giving the protein MPATSFYADAAYNTPKSRQMLEPDLTVDDGEFLADDLHDLEIAAADPNNFAANSNRRSTDLVRLYLQEIGRVRLLGRDEEVSEAQKVQRYLKLRTVLANAAKQGDAVATPYLNLIEVQERLASELGHRPSLERWAATAGVKVTDLKPILSEGKRRWAEIAKMTVEELEQIQSNGLQAKEHMIKANLRLVVSVAKKYQNRGLELLDLVQEGTLGLERAVEKFDPTKGYRFSTYAYWWIRQGITRAIATSSRTIRLPVHITEKLNKIKKAQRKIAQEKGRTPTLEDLAIELEMTPSQVREVLLRVPRSVSLETKVGKDKDTELGELLETDGVTPEEMLMRESLQRDLQHLLADLTSRERDVILMRFGLADGHPYSLAEIGRALDLSRERVRQIESKALQKLRQPKRRNLIRDYLESLS; this is encoded by the coding sequence ATGCCAGCAACATCTTTTTACGCAGATGCCGCCTACAATACCCCTAAATCCCGCCAGATGTTAGAACCTGATCTGACGGTTGATGATGGTGAGTTTTTGGCTGACGATCTCCATGATTTGGAAATTGCTGCGGCTGACCCCAATAATTTTGCTGCTAACAGTAACCGTCGCAGTACAGACTTGGTACGTCTATATCTTCAGGAAATAGGCCGAGTTCGGTTGTTAGGACGCGACGAAGAGGTTTCCGAAGCCCAAAAAGTCCAGCGTTACCTTAAATTGCGGACAGTGTTGGCTAATGCAGCTAAACAAGGAGATGCAGTCGCCACCCCCTATCTTAACTTAATTGAAGTTCAAGAGCGTTTAGCATCAGAGTTAGGACATCGTCCTTCTTTGGAAAGGTGGGCTGCTACTGCTGGTGTGAAGGTAACTGACCTGAAGCCGATTTTATCTGAAGGTAAGCGTCGTTGGGCAGAAATTGCCAAAATGACCGTTGAAGAATTGGAACAAATCCAATCTAACGGTTTACAAGCCAAAGAACACATGATCAAGGCAAATCTGCGTTTGGTTGTGTCGGTAGCGAAGAAATACCAAAATCGTGGTTTGGAATTGCTAGATTTAGTCCAAGAAGGGACTCTTGGTTTAGAAAGGGCGGTGGAAAAATTTGATCCTACCAAGGGTTATCGCTTTAGTACCTATGCTTACTGGTGGATTCGTCAAGGAATCACTAGAGCGATCGCCACTTCTAGCCGCACAATTCGCCTGCCTGTCCACATCACAGAAAAGCTCAACAAAATTAAAAAGGCTCAACGCAAAATTGCTCAAGAAAAAGGTCGCACTCCGACTTTAGAAGACTTGGCTATTGAGTTAGAAATGACACCAAGTCAAGTACGGGAAGTTCTATTAAGAGTGCCTCGTTCTGTTTCTTTAGAAACTAAAGTTGGTAAAGATAAAGATACCGAACTCGGTGAATTATTAGAAACCGATGGTGTTACTCCTGAAGAAATGTTAATGCGAGAATCTCTACAAAGAGATTTGCAACATTTATTAGCAGACTTAACCAGCCGGGAACGGGATGTCATCCTCATGCGGTTTGGTTTAGCTGATGGTCATCCTTACTCATTGGCAGAAATCGGCCGCGCCCTGGATTTGTCACGGGAACGCGTCCGCCAAATTGAATCGAAAGCTTTACAGAAGTTGCGTCAACCCAAACGTCGTAACTTGATCCGCGATTATTTGGAGTCTTTGAGTTAA
- a CDS encoding Fur family transcriptional regulator, with translation MTVYTTTSLKAELNERGWRLTPQRETILHIFQELPQGEHLSAEDLYHRLEGDGEGISLSTIYRTLKLMARMGILRELELGEGHKHYEINQPYPHHHHHLICVRCNSTIEFKNDSILKIGAKTAQKEGFHLLDCQMTIHAVCPKCQRALMPL, from the coding sequence ATGACTGTCTACACAACTACTTCACTCAAGGCAGAATTAAACGAACGCGGTTGGCGTTTAACTCCCCAGCGAGAAACTATATTACATATCTTCCAAGAACTGCCTCAAGGCGAACACTTAAGTGCTGAGGATTTATACCACCGCCTAGAAGGTGATGGTGAAGGAATTAGCCTTTCCACTATCTACCGGACTTTGAAATTGATGGCGCGGATGGGGATATTAAGGGAACTGGAACTGGGAGAAGGGCATAAGCACTATGAAATCAACCAACCTTACCCCCATCACCATCATCACTTAATTTGTGTACGTTGTAACTCCACAATTGAGTTTAAAAATGACTCTATTTTAAAAATTGGAGCTAAAACTGCTCAAAAAGAAGGATTTCATCTGCTTGACTGCCAAATGACAATCCATGCAGTGTGTCCCAAATGTCAAAGGGCTTTAATGCCGCTTTAG
- a CDS encoding peptidoglycan-binding protein, whose protein sequence is MDNIAYLHLASAYEGNDSEFVSFTPLLDKATLPNWQRLSSRAWKHMLPLALTLAVLSSVSSVWALERGDQGPSVKNLQEKLRTAGFYREQITQVYDFNTEAAVRRFQEAAGLPVDGIVDTSTLERLDKWPSATVISQPLTATPVSNGTTTRQTTTNNTQTRTSTTATTRPRQTSTTANTRPTQTTVVNSVTTKRQSPNYLAQGDEGQDVRILQERLRVAGFYYGNATGIFGPVTQEAVKRFQTAYKLDVDGVVGPATLAKLPPLGVGGRTSSPRQTANTSTANTSKDQLKMGDRGEAVRVLQEQLIQAGYLQGQPNGYFGSYTADAVKRFQAENYLAVSGVAGPTTRAKLYSLVNKTPKGDFSVLEIQRRLQARGFYKGQLNGLMAEDTKNAIRLAQEFYGISLNDIRSGRF, encoded by the coding sequence ATGGACAATATCGCGTATTTACATCTAGCTTCCGCCTACGAAGGAAACGATAGTGAGTTTGTTTCTTTTACCCCCCTATTAGATAAGGCTACGTTACCTAATTGGCAACGTCTTTCTAGCAGGGCTTGGAAGCATATGTTACCTCTTGCTCTGACATTAGCAGTTTTAAGCAGTGTTAGCAGCGTCTGGGCATTGGAAAGGGGAGATCAAGGGCCATCCGTCAAAAATCTTCAAGAAAAGCTACGCACCGCAGGTTTTTATCGTGAACAAATTACCCAAGTTTACGACTTTAATACAGAAGCAGCTGTGCGGCGTTTTCAAGAAGCAGCAGGTTTACCTGTTGATGGAATTGTCGATACTAGCACTTTAGAAAGATTGGATAAATGGCCGTCAGCGACAGTCATTAGTCAACCACTCACAGCCACCCCTGTAAGTAATGGCACAACAACCAGACAAACGACCACGAACAATACACAAACTCGCACTAGTACCACGGCTACTACACGTCCCAGACAAACCAGCACTACCGCCAATACACGTCCTACTCAGACTACAGTAGTTAATTCTGTTACTACAAAACGCCAAAGTCCCAACTATCTCGCTCAAGGTGATGAAGGTCAAGATGTGAGAATTCTGCAAGAACGTTTGCGAGTGGCTGGGTTTTATTACGGTAATGCCACAGGCATTTTCGGCCCGGTGACTCAAGAAGCCGTTAAAAGATTTCAAACTGCCTATAAATTAGACGTTGATGGGGTTGTAGGGCCAGCGACACTAGCGAAACTACCTCCATTGGGTGTGGGTGGTAGAACTTCTTCCCCTAGACAGACAGCTAATACTAGCACTGCCAATACTAGCAAGGATCAACTCAAAATGGGCGATCGCGGTGAAGCGGTGCGAGTCTTACAAGAACAATTAATCCAAGCCGGGTATTTGCAGGGACAACCCAATGGCTACTTTGGCTCTTACACCGCAGATGCTGTTAAAAGATTTCAAGCCGAAAACTATTTAGCTGTGAGTGGCGTAGCTGGCCCCACTACCAGAGCTAAATTGTATAGCTTAGTTAACAAAACACCAAAAGGTGATTTTAGTGTTTTAGAAATCCAACGCAGACTGCAAGCAAGAGGATTCTATAAAGGTCAACTCAACGGACTAATGGCAGAAGATACCAAAAACGCCATTAGACTAGCACAGGAATTCTATGGCATCAGCCTCAACGATATTAGAAGTGGACGCTTTTAG
- the cobN gene encoding cobaltochelatase subunit CobN: MHRISTTSVGLNQSEGVIFLDQTPASFVFITAADTDIQTLAAAVPQLPATFPALRVANLLLLQQQISIDTYAEQVLELAQVIILRLIGGRSYWTYGLEVVQEIVQRNGINLIVMPGDDALDPELFSQSTLPVSTVNQIWEYFHEGGIENFVNALQFISDKCLATAYNPAPPQRVPRVGFYVGDWGMGIGDWGLGRWGSVGREGGKISSLSSHTSHPSHTSCLPYAPCPMPKIGILFYRAHYLSGNTKVIDALCAALCKKNLQPLPIFVSSLRDPEVQAELMEFFQPQDSEQVAVLLNTTSFSLARLDTETPQTELWQKLDVPVLQVILSGGFLEQWSTQSQGLSPRDIAMNVALPEVDGRIISRAVSFKTVQTRNPDLETDVVVYEPVSDRIEFVAQLAANWVKLRQKPPQERKIALILANYPNRDGRLANGVGLDTPASCIEILQALQQSGYIVENPPTNSDELITRLTSGVTNDPEGRDWRPIQQSLSVEEYQAYFVSLPTAVQQGVGERWGTGDWGLGTGDWEDGEVWGVRGERFLPTPPTPPTPPTLPACPIPNSQFPIPGIQLGNVFVGIQPSRGYDLDPSLNYHAPDLEPTHNYLAFYYWVRECFGADAIVHVGKHGNLEWLPGKSLALSNTCYPEVAFGAMPHLYPFIVNDPGEGSQAKRRAQAVIIDHLTPPMTRAELYGALQQLENLIDEYYEAESLDPSRLPTLRDRIQKLIIQENLYQDLGIKDEKDILNSIDGYLCELKEAQIRDGLHIFGQCPQGRQLRDLIIAIARIPNRHSPGITKVLANTWDLEIDPLAADFSSELSPTDKQILAQKTPHPCRTAGDAVSVLEEYAAVLVEEIMRQGGRGQGAGGEFLPSPQFPMPHAPCPVPNSLNWISTKLLPALQQTQMEITNLLRGLDGKYVPSAPSGAPTRGRPEVLPTGRNFYAVDIRAIPTETAWDVGRKAAENLIESYTQEHGEYPKTLGLSVWGTATMRTGGDDIAEALALLGVRPVWDGAARRVIDLEILPLSILGRPRVDVTLRISGFFRDAFPNLIDLFDQAVNAVAALDEPPEQNPLAAQVQQETEFWLQQGLSIETAIERSQYRIFGSKPGAYGAGLQGLMDSQNWQTDQDLAQAYINWSSYAYSSKRKEAGGQGAGGRGQGAGENDSQCPMPNAQFPMPNPEAFTQRLAQMQIVLHNQDNREHDLLDSDDYYQFQGGLTVAVRSIQGQNPETYFGDNSIPSQPRVRQLKTEIARVYRSRVVNPKWIEGMMRHGYKGAFEISATVDFLFAYDATARCVEDFMYQGVMQAYLLDPVVCDFLQNKNPHALRDIAEKLLESHKRGLWQDVNIQTLENLRSLVHQAEAAIEEK, encoded by the coding sequence ATGCATCGTATAAGTACCACATCGGTAGGATTGAATCAGTCAGAAGGTGTCATTTTTTTAGACCAAACTCCAGCTAGCTTTGTTTTCATTACTGCTGCTGATACCGACATCCAAACCCTGGCGGCCGCAGTTCCCCAATTACCTGCAACATTTCCTGCTTTGAGAGTAGCTAATTTATTACTATTACAGCAACAAATAAGCATTGATACTTATGCTGAACAAGTTTTAGAACTTGCCCAAGTTATCATTTTACGCCTAATAGGAGGACGTTCCTATTGGACTTACGGTTTAGAAGTAGTGCAAGAAATTGTGCAACGTAATGGCATAAATTTAATTGTAATGCCAGGAGACGATGCTCTTGATCCTGAATTGTTTTCTCAGTCTACCTTGCCTGTGTCCACTGTTAATCAAATATGGGAATATTTCCATGAAGGTGGCATAGAAAATTTTGTTAACGCCCTGCAATTTATTAGTGATAAATGTTTAGCAACTGCATATAACCCAGCACCGCCGCAACGAGTTCCCCGTGTGGGTTTTTATGTGGGTGATTGGGGAATGGGGATTGGGGACTGGGGACTGGGAAGATGGGGAAGTGTGGGGAGAGAGGGGGGAAAGATTTCTTCCCTATCCTCCCACACCTCCCACCCCTCCCACACTTCCTGTTTGCCCTATGCCCCATGCCCCATGCCCAAAATCGGTATATTATTCTACCGCGCTCACTATTTATCGGGAAATACTAAAGTTATTGATGCTTTGTGTGCGGCTTTATGTAAGAAAAATTTGCAGCCTTTACCGATATTTGTTTCTTCCTTGCGTGACCCTGAAGTGCAAGCAGAGTTGATGGAGTTTTTCCAACCCCAAGACTCAGAGCAAGTTGCAGTATTACTTAACACCACAAGTTTTTCTTTAGCACGGTTAGATACAGAAACGCCCCAGACTGAACTATGGCAAAAATTGGATGTTCCTGTATTGCAAGTGATTTTGAGTGGCGGATTTTTAGAGCAGTGGTCAACACAATCACAAGGACTTTCTCCCCGTGATATTGCCATGAATGTCGCACTACCGGAAGTAGATGGTAGAATTATCAGCCGTGCAGTGTCTTTTAAGACAGTACAAACTCGCAATCCTGACTTGGAAACCGATGTAGTAGTGTATGAACCAGTTAGCGATCGCATTGAATTTGTCGCTCAACTAGCCGCTAATTGGGTAAAACTGCGGCAAAAACCACCCCAAGAACGCAAAATAGCCCTCATCTTAGCCAATTACCCCAACCGCGACGGACGTTTAGCCAATGGTGTCGGTTTAGACACACCCGCCAGTTGTATAGAAATCCTCCAAGCCTTACAGCAAAGCGGCTATATAGTAGAAAATCCCCCCACGAATAGTGATGAATTAATCACCCGGTTAACATCTGGTGTCACCAATGACCCAGAAGGTAGAGACTGGCGACCAATACAGCAAAGCCTCTCCGTAGAAGAATATCAAGCCTATTTCGTCTCTTTACCCACAGCAGTGCAGCAGGGTGTTGGGGAGAGATGGGGGACTGGGGACTGGGGACTGGGGACTGGGGACTGGGAAGATGGGGAAGTGTGGGGAGTGAGGGGGGAAAGATTTCTTCCCACACCTCCCACACCTCCCACCCCTCCCACACTTCCTGCTTGCCCAATTCCCAATTCCCAATTCCCAATTCCTGGTATTCAACTCGGTAATGTATTTGTCGGTATTCAACCATCACGGGGTTATGATCTTGACCCCAGTTTGAATTATCACGCGCCGGATTTAGAACCGACTCATAACTATTTAGCTTTTTATTATTGGGTGCGGGAATGTTTTGGGGCTGATGCTATTGTCCATGTGGGAAAACACGGGAATTTAGAATGGCTTCCTGGTAAGAGTTTGGCATTATCTAATACCTGTTACCCCGAAGTCGCCTTTGGTGCAATGCCTCACTTGTACCCATTTATTGTCAATGACCCAGGTGAGGGTTCACAAGCTAAACGTCGCGCCCAAGCGGTGATTATCGACCATCTCACACCCCCCATGACTCGCGCTGAACTTTACGGGGCTTTGCAACAACTGGAAAATTTAATTGATGAATATTATGAAGCAGAAAGTTTAGATCCTTCCCGTTTACCCACATTACGCGATCGCATCCAAAAACTAATCATCCAAGAAAATCTTTATCAAGATTTAGGTATTAAAGACGAAAAAGACATTTTGAACTCAATAGATGGTTATCTATGCGAATTAAAAGAAGCACAAATTCGCGATGGTTTACACATTTTTGGGCAATGTCCCCAAGGTAGACAACTACGGGATTTAATTATAGCGATCGCCCGAATTCCTAACCGCCATTCCCCAGGAATTACCAAAGTTTTAGCCAACACTTGGGACTTAGAAATCGACCCCCTTGCAGCCGATTTCAGCAGCGAATTATCCCCAACCGACAAACAAATCCTAGCCCAAAAAACCCCCCATCCCTGCCGCACCGCAGGCGATGCCGTGAGTGTCCTAGAAGAGTATGCAGCAGTGTTAGTAGAAGAGATTATGAGGCAGGGGGGCAGGGGGCAGGGTGCAGGGGGAGAGTTTTTGCCCAGTCCCCAGTTCCCAATGCCCCATGCCCCATGCCCAGTTCCCAATTCCCTCAACTGGATAAGTACCAAACTCCTCCCCGCTTTACAACAAACCCAGATGGAAATCACAAATTTGCTGCGGGGATTGGATGGGAAATACGTCCCTAGCGCACCATCAGGCGCACCTACTAGGGGTAGACCGGAGGTTTTACCCACAGGCAGAAACTTTTACGCAGTGGATATTCGCGCCATCCCTACAGAAACAGCTTGGGATGTAGGCAGAAAAGCCGCCGAAAACTTGATTGAATCCTACACTCAAGAACACGGAGAGTATCCCAAAACACTAGGTTTATCCGTGTGGGGAACAGCCACTATGCGGACTGGTGGGGACGATATCGCTGAGGCCTTAGCCTTACTAGGTGTTAGACCCGTGTGGGATGGAGCAGCACGGCGAGTCATCGACTTAGAAATCTTGCCTTTGAGCATTTTGGGAAGACCTCGTGTCGATGTCACCTTACGCATTTCTGGCTTTTTCCGTGATGCCTTTCCCAACTTAATCGATTTATTTGACCAAGCCGTCAACGCCGTCGCCGCCCTAGACGAACCCCCAGAACAAAATCCTTTAGCTGCCCAAGTCCAACAAGAAACAGAGTTTTGGTTACAACAAGGCTTAAGTATAGAAACAGCCATAGAGCGATCGCAATATCGCATCTTTGGATCTAAACCAGGTGCTTACGGTGCAGGACTCCAAGGCTTAATGGACTCCCAAAACTGGCAAACCGACCAAGATTTAGCCCAAGCCTACATCAACTGGAGTTCTTACGCCTATTCTTCCAAGAGGAAAGAGGCAGGGGGGCAGGGGGCAGGGGGCAGGGGGCAGGGAGCAGGGGAGAACGATTCCCAATGCCCAATGCCCAATGCCCAATTTCCCATGCCCAACCCCGAAGCCTTCACCCAAAGACTAGCCCAAATGCAAATTGTGCTGCACAACCAAGACAACCGCGAACATGATTTGCTCGATTCTGATGATTACTATCAGTTTCAAGGTGGTTTAACGGTGGCGGTGCGGTCTATTCAAGGCCAAAATCCTGAAACCTATTTTGGTGACAATTCCATTCCATCTCAACCACGCGTCCGCCAACTCAAAACGGAAATTGCACGGGTGTACCGTTCCCGCGTAGTTAACCCCAAATGGATTGAAGGGATGATGCGCCACGGCTACAAAGGTGCATTTGAAATTTCAGCAACTGTAGATTTTTTATTTGCCTACGATGCCACAGCTAGATGTGTAGAAGACTTTATGTATCAAGGTGTGATGCAAGCTTATTTACTTGATCCAGTAGTTTGTGATTTTCTTCAAAATAAAAATCCCCATGCTCTACGTGATATTGCGGAAAAATTATTAGAGTCACACAAGCGCGGTTTATGGCAGGATGTAAATATACAAACACTAGAAAATTTACGCAGTTTAGTACATCAAGCTGAAGCAGCGATTGAAGAAAAGTAA
- a CDS encoding GAF domain-containing sensor histidine kinase — MLSSPDLSFSRSVPVVVFNQLGELLQQTARAVKTAALVLTEAILSRVRVPVEWERQRFTLVVSERFTALLVGEQEQQSQLWEEILPLSTDGEHSSGSLIHTRLTFNLDAIASFISQLQDLFGCDSYTYQHLDNYRQILQPNDVTLQSQFSLLLLEYFLPQSTSESTTSTIKNLPEFYSCQPIEDALKKQVSQERLLNQVTTQIRKSLDLSVIMTTAIAQVREFLELDRLVIYKFETARVNNYNSLHPGIQKLRKYGGCIVYEARATETIPSVLDYQEKTCFSKNSSCWEKYRQGFTLVVDDVEKTYALEECFLDFLRQSQVRAKLAAPIIFEDKLWGLLIAHQCYNPRQWTESDKSLLISIAEQLAIAIHQSELMRSLTQEKQTLEQRVIERTMALRDALLAAEAASRLRNEFLATISHELLTPLTYVIGMSSTLLRWPLGELSQRQRDYLQTIHDSGEHLLEMINDILDLSQIEAGKAVLNLGEFSLVKIAENTLESLLEKAQAEQVTLKLDLQIDPKRDRFIADVTRVEQILWNLLTNAIKFTPEGGSVTLRLWVEDDTAIFQIEDTGIGIPDNQLTRLFEKFQQLDTPYRRRYEGTGLGLALTKQLVELHRGRIEVESTVGIGSIFTVWIPSQQTGALSQ, encoded by the coding sequence ATGCTTAGTTCTCCTGATTTGAGCTTTTCTCGAAGTGTACCTGTAGTTGTGTTTAATCAACTTGGGGAATTGTTGCAGCAAACGGCTCGTGCAGTGAAGACTGCTGCTTTGGTATTGACAGAGGCGATTTTGTCTAGAGTTCGTGTTCCTGTGGAGTGGGAAAGACAGAGGTTTACATTAGTAGTATCTGAGCGATTTACTGCTTTGCTTGTAGGTGAGCAAGAACAACAAAGTCAGTTATGGGAAGAAATTTTACCTTTAAGCACGGATGGGGAGCATTCTTCAGGTTCATTAATCCATACTAGGCTGACGTTTAATTTAGATGCGATCGCCTCCTTTATTTCGCAGTTGCAAGACTTGTTTGGATGTGATTCTTATACTTACCAACATTTAGATAACTATCGCCAAATTCTGCAACCCAATGATGTTACACTACAAAGTCAATTTTCCTTATTGTTATTAGAATATTTTTTACCACAATCAACATCAGAGTCAACAACATCTACAATAAAAAATTTACCAGAATTTTATAGCTGTCAGCCCATAGAAGATGCCCTAAAAAAACAAGTTTCTCAAGAGAGACTACTAAACCAAGTAACGACTCAAATTCGCAAAAGCCTAGACTTGTCAGTGATTATGACAACGGCGATCGCCCAAGTTAGAGAGTTTTTAGAATTAGATAGATTAGTAATATATAAATTTGAGACGGCACGAGTCAATAATTATAATTCCCTACATCCCGGCATCCAAAAATTACGAAAATATGGTGGTTGTATCGTTTATGAGGCTAGAGCTACAGAGACAATTCCATCAGTGTTAGATTATCAGGAAAAAACTTGTTTTAGTAAAAATTCCTCATGTTGGGAAAAATATCGTCAGGGTTTTACCCTAGTTGTAGATGATGTAGAAAAAACCTATGCTCTAGAAGAGTGTTTTTTAGATTTTCTCAGACAAAGCCAAGTCAGAGCTAAATTAGCAGCACCGATTATTTTTGAAGATAAACTCTGGGGTTTATTGATTGCCCATCAATGTTACAATCCTCGTCAGTGGACTGAGAGTGATAAAAGTTTACTGATTTCCATTGCTGAACAATTAGCGATCGCTATTCATCAGTCAGAGTTAATGCGATCGCTCACTCAAGAAAAACAAACCCTAGAACAGCGCGTTATAGAACGCACAATGGCGTTAAGAGACGCTTTACTCGCCGCCGAAGCCGCAAGTCGCCTGAGAAATGAATTTTTAGCCACCATTAGCCATGAATTACTCACGCCGTTGACTTACGTAATAGGGATGTCTTCGACTTTATTACGCTGGCCTTTGGGTGAATTAAGTCAACGACAACGGGATTATTTACAAACCATCCACGACAGTGGCGAACATCTTTTAGAAATGATTAACGATATCCTCGATTTATCTCAAATTGAGGCAGGTAAAGCCGTATTAAATCTGGGAGAATTTTCTTTAGTCAAAATTGCCGAAAATACTCTAGAATCCTTACTAGAGAAAGCGCAAGCTGAACAAGTCACCTTAAAATTAGACTTGCAAATTGACCCGAAACGCGATCGCTTCATTGCGGATGTCACCAGAGTAGAACAAATCCTCTGGAATTTATTAACCAACGCCATTAAATTTACCCCAGAAGGTGGCAGCGTCACCTTACGTTTATGGGTAGAAGACGACACCGCCATTTTTCAAATTGAAGATACAGGTATTGGTATTCCCGATAACCAATTAACCCGACTATTTGAAAAATTTCAACAACTCGACACCCCCTATCGCCGCCGCTACGAAGGTACAGGACTAGGTTTAGCCTTAACAAAACAATTAGTAGAACTACATCGGGGACGCATTGAAGTAGAATCAACAGTAGGTATAGGCTCAATTTTTACAGTCTGGATACCATCACAGCAGACGGGAGCATTAAGTCAATAG
- a CDS encoding N-acetylmannosamine-6-phosphate 2-epimerase: protein MSILPIPNFNQGLIVSCQAPIDSPLHEPSVIAAMAEAAINNGAVGVRIDTPNHIRAVRQKITAPIIGLWKQITTDYDVYITPQFHHAVAVAEAGADIIAIDATTRKRPGDETTADIITRIHEELGKSVMADVDTIAAAKFAVAAGADIVGTTLYGYTAVTQDLSPPGWELLTQMVEQLDVPVICEGGISSPQMARKALDLGADAVVVGTAITGIDLQVKAYASALLINFD, encoded by the coding sequence ATGTCAATACTTCCAATTCCTAATTTCAATCAAGGACTCATTGTTTCTTGTCAAGCACCAATTGATTCACCATTGCATGAACCATCGGTAATTGCTGCAATGGCTGAAGCGGCTATCAATAACGGTGCTGTGGGTGTGCGTATCGATACACCAAATCATATTCGTGCTGTGCGTCAAAAAATTACAGCACCAATTATTGGTTTATGGAAACAAATCACTACTGACTATGATGTGTACATTACTCCGCAATTTCATCATGCTGTTGCTGTGGCGGAAGCGGGGGCTGATATCATTGCCATAGATGCCACAACTAGAAAGCGTCCTGGTGATGAGACTACAGCAGATATCATCACTCGCATTCATGAGGAACTGGGTAAATCAGTCATGGCTGATGTTGACACCATCGCCGCAGCAAAGTTTGCGGTGGCGGCTGGTGCAGATATAGTTGGGACAACTCTTTACGGTTACACTGCGGTTACTCAAGATTTGTCTCCTCCTGGTTGGGAATTGCTGACGCAGATGGTAGAACAGTTAGACGTTCCTGTAATTTGTGAAGGTGGAATTTCTTCACCGCAAATGGCGCGCAAGGCTTTAGATTTGGGTGCTGATGCTGTGGTAGTAGGTACAGCTATCACTGGAATTGATTTGCAAGTCAAAGCTTATGCTTCTGCTTTGCTGATTAATTTTGATTAA
- a CDS encoding MbnP family copper-binding protein translates to MLSKIAIATTTTTIIFHHALGLASAAPNQEITIKFAAKVAQKPFECGKIYTLGKPATKVTASDFRFYVSDVALIDINGKATPLTLTQDGKWQYQNVALLDFENKTGSCANGTVETRNQVIGTVPQGKYQGLQFTLGVPFNLNHADSVTAESPLNLTSLWWNWLFGYKFARIDLESAKHSANVKHDQPNHQASGFPIHLGSTACQASEGSQKPSKCNNPNTAKVVIAKFDPNKNVVVADLAALVANTNLTVNEPNTPPGCMSSPDDRDCISIMENFGLPFAGKSASRQKFFRLE, encoded by the coding sequence GTGCTATCAAAAATTGCGATCGCTACTACTACCACCACCATAATTTTTCATCATGCTCTAGGTTTAGCCTCTGCTGCTCCAAACCAAGAAATTACGATTAAATTTGCCGCGAAAGTTGCTCAAAAACCCTTTGAGTGTGGCAAAATATACACTTTAGGAAAACCAGCCACCAAAGTCACCGCTTCTGACTTCCGCTTCTATGTCTCTGATGTGGCTTTGATTGATATTAATGGCAAAGCTACACCCCTAACCTTAACCCAGGATGGCAAGTGGCAATACCAAAATGTAGCCCTACTGGACTTTGAAAATAAAACTGGTAGTTGTGCTAATGGTACAGTAGAGACAAGAAACCAAGTAATTGGTACTGTACCCCAAGGCAAATATCAAGGACTGCAATTTACTTTGGGTGTTCCTTTCAATCTTAATCACGCTGATTCTGTAACAGCCGAATCACCCCTAAATCTCACTTCATTATGGTGGAATTGGTTATTTGGGTACAAATTTGCACGTATTGATTTGGAAAGCGCAAAGCATAGTGCTAATGTCAAGCATGATCAGCCAAACCATCAGGCTTCCGGCTTCCCTATTCACTTGGGTAGTACCGCGTGTCAAGCTAGTGAAGGTAGTCAGAAACCATCAAAGTGTAACAACCCCAATACTGCAAAAGTCGTCATTGCTAAATTTGATCCCAATAAAAATGTCGTTGTTGCTGATTTGGCGGCGTTGGTAGCAAACACAAATTTAACAGTCAATGAACCAAATACCCCTCCTGGTTGTATGTCATCGCCTGATGATCGTGACTGTATCAGCATTATGGAAAATTTTGGTCTACCATTTGCGGGTAAATCTGCCTCTAGACAGAAATTTTTTAGACTGGAATAG